The Rhododendron vialii isolate Sample 1 chromosome 6a, ASM3025357v1 genome includes a window with the following:
- the LOC131330501 gene encoding autophagy-related protein 8C-like produces the protein MAKSSFKLEHPLERRQAEAARIREKYPDRIPVIVEKAERSDIPDIDKKKYLVPADLTVGQFVYVVRKRIKLSAEKAIFIFVKNILPPTAAMISAIYEEHKDEDGFLYMTYSGENTFGSF, from the exons ATGGCCAAGAGCTCCTTCAAGTTGGAACACCCTCtcg AAAGGAGGCAGGCAGAAGCTGCTCGTATCCGGGAGAAGTATCCAGATAGAATCCCG GTGATTGTTGAGAAAGCTGAAAGAAGTGACATCCCTGACATTGACAAGAAAAA GTATCTGGTTCCTGCTGATTTGACTGTTGGGCAGTTCGTATATGTTGTTCGGAAGAGGATAAAGCTTAGTGCTGAGAAGGCCATCTTTATCTTTGTTAAGAACATTTTACCACCTACTG CTGCCATGATTTCTGCAATTTATGAGGAACACAAAGACGAGGATGGTTTCCTTTACATGACATACAGTGGCGAGAACACGTTTGGATCATTCTGA